A genomic window from Lycium barbarum isolate Lr01 chromosome 4, ASM1917538v2, whole genome shotgun sequence includes:
- the LOC132635339 gene encoding dolichyl-diphosphooligosaccharide--protein glycosyltransferase subunit DAD1, with protein MAKSSATKDAQALFQSLRSAYSATPTNLKIIDLYVVFAIFTALIQVVYMALVGSFPFNSFLSGVLSCIGTAVLAVCLRIQVNKENKEFKDLPPERAFADFILCNLVLHLVIMNFLG; from the exons ATGGCAAAGTCATCGGCGACCAAAGACGCACAAGCTCTTTTCCAGTCTCTCCGTTCTGCTTATTCTGCTACTCCCACTAATCTCAAG ATCATTGATCTATATGTCGTGTTTGCGATCTTCACTGCCTTAATTCAG GTGGTATACATGGCTCTTGTTGGATCATTCCCATTCAACTCTTTTCTGTCTGGGGTGCTTTCTTGTATTGGTACAGCAGTCCTTGCTG TTTGTCTTCGGATCCAAGTAAACAAAGAAAACAAGGAATTCAAG GATTTGCCTCCAGAACGTGCTTTTGCAGATTTTATTCTCTGCAATTTAGTGCTCCATTTGGTGATCATGAACTTTCTTGGCTAG